A region from the Leptolyngbyaceae cyanobacterium genome encodes:
- a CDS encoding M24 family metallopeptidase, whose product MNPQNQEIAHKLKLIRNALTETEAQAIRLKGIDWFAWATAGGSSTVLLTAETGVAEVLVTAENAWILTDQIEAQRFKDEEIPANFEFHINPWAEHNERENFVKDATNGGKVLSDQPIPHVEKRLPASLQNQKRVMLPSELERYRKVGRLASEAMTEVLKAAQPTWTEYQLAGAGAEALWARGIHPALTLVAGERRLPLYRHATASGEKIGQQAMLVFCARKYGLFANLTRFVVFGSLADERAELHRHVREIEAEALNSCKPGISLNAVYDVLANAYQKHGFPNAIREHHQGGTTGYLAREIVANPTTTDTLEENMAIAWNPSLPGAKIEDTFVILADGKLENLTLDPNWPSIQVEGKLRPVPLSR is encoded by the coding sequence ATGAATCCACAAAACCAAGAAATCGCCCACAAACTCAAACTAATCCGAAACGCCCTCACCGAAACAGAAGCCCAAGCTATTCGCCTCAAAGGAATCGATTGGTTTGCTTGGGCTACCGCCGGAGGTTCCAGCACCGTTTTACTCACAGCAGAAACAGGAGTTGCAGAAGTTTTAGTAACAGCAGAAAACGCCTGGATATTAACCGATCAAATAGAAGCCCAGCGCTTCAAAGATGAAGAAATACCAGCAAACTTTGAATTTCATATCAACCCTTGGGCTGAACACAATGAACGTGAAAATTTCGTGAAGGATGCCACAAATGGAGGAAAAGTATTAAGCGATCAACCCATTCCTCATGTCGAAAAACGATTACCAGCATCTTTGCAAAATCAGAAAAGAGTGATGCTGCCAAGCGAATTAGAACGATATCGCAAAGTAGGACGTTTGGCTAGCGAAGCGATGACAGAAGTACTAAAAGCCGCCCAACCTACTTGGACGGAATACCAGTTGGCGGGTGCGGGTGCAGAAGCTTTATGGGCGAGAGGGATACATCCAGCACTAACTTTAGTAGCAGGTGAAAGGCGTTTACCCCTTTACCGTCACGCTACTGCTTCTGGGGAGAAAATAGGACAGCAAGCAATGTTGGTATTTTGCGCCAGAAAATACGGTTTATTTGCCAATCTTACTCGATTTGTTGTCTTTGGTTCTCTGGCAGATGAACGCGCCGAATTACATCGCCATGTCCGAGAAATTGAAGCAGAAGCTTTGAATTCATGCAAGCCGGGAATATCTCTAAATGCGGTTTATGATGTGTTAGCAAATGCTTATCAAAAACACGGCTTTCCAAATGCCATTCGCGAACATCACCAAGGAGGAACAACGGGATATTTAGCGCGAGAAATTGTCGCGAATCCCACAACTACCGACACTTTAGAAGAAAACATGGCTATTGCCTGGAATCCTAGTTTACCGGGAGCGAAAATTGAGGATACTTTTGTCATTCTTGCAGATGGAAAGTTGGAAAATTTGACCTTAGATCCAAATTGGCCTAGTATTCAAGTAGAAGGTAAGTTGCGTCCTGTTCCTTTAAGTCGTTAA
- the glf gene encoding UDP-galactopyranose mutase, whose protein sequence is MFDYLIVGAGFAGSVIAERLASQLGKKILIVDRRNHIGGNAYDCYDSAGVLIHKYGPHIFHTNSREIFEYLSNFTEWRPYEHRVQASVDGQMVPIPINLDTINKLYGLNLTSFQVEEFFASVAEKKEQIRTSEDVVVSKVGRELYEKFFRNYTRKQWGMDPSELDKSVTARVPTRTNRDDRYFTDTYQAMPLHGYTKMFEKMLSHPNIKIMLNTDYREIQSMIPYREMIYTGPIDAFFDYRYGKLPYRSLDFKHETHNTPVHQPAPVINYPNEHLYTRCTEFKYLTGQEHPKTSVVYEYPKAEGDPYYPVPRPENAELYKKYKELADALPGVYFVGRLATYKYYNMDQCVAQAVTIYKQISTKHQEEPILLEGLDRKDGYLKDGAKNQINEQLPQTKPVMANGNGNGKVRNH, encoded by the coding sequence ATGTTTGATTATTTAATAGTAGGAGCAGGATTTGCTGGAAGCGTTATTGCAGAGAGACTCGCCAGCCAATTAGGGAAAAAAATATTGATTGTCGATCGACGCAATCATATTGGTGGCAATGCTTACGATTGTTATGACAGTGCAGGTGTTTTAATCCACAAATACGGCCCCCACATCTTTCATACAAATTCGCGGGAAATATTCGAGTACCTTTCTAACTTTACGGAATGGCGACCTTACGAACACCGAGTTCAGGCTAGCGTAGATGGTCAAATGGTGCCGATACCGATTAATTTAGATACCATCAACAAACTTTATGGATTGAATCTTACCTCTTTTCAAGTAGAAGAATTCTTCGCATCAGTTGCCGAGAAAAAAGAGCAAATTCGTACCAGTGAAGATGTAGTTGTCAGCAAAGTTGGACGAGAACTTTACGAGAAATTTTTCCGCAACTATACCCGCAAGCAATGGGGTATGGACCCATCGGAACTGGATAAATCAGTTACGGCTCGCGTACCTACTAGGACTAATCGGGATGACCGATATTTTACCGATACTTATCAGGCAATGCCATTGCATGGCTATACCAAAATGTTCGAGAAAATGTTGTCTCATCCCAACATCAAAATCATGCTGAATACTGATTATCGGGAAATTCAAAGTATGATCCCGTATCGAGAGATGATTTACACGGGGCCGATCGATGCTTTCTTCGATTATCGCTATGGAAAATTGCCTTATCGTTCTCTAGATTTCAAACACGAAACGCACAACACACCCGTACATCAACCAGCGCCAGTAATTAATTACCCCAACGAGCATTTGTATACGCGCTGCACTGAATTTAAGTATCTGACAGGGCAAGAGCATCCTAAAACTAGCGTTGTTTACGAATATCCCAAAGCAGAGGGAGACCCTTATTACCCAGTACCGCGCCCAGAAAATGCCGAACTTTATAAAAAATATAAAGAATTGGCTGATGCGTTACCAGGTGTATATTTTGTAGGGCGCTTGGCAACTTACAAGTATTACAACATGGATCAATGCGTAGCTCAAGCGGTCACCATTTACAAACAAATCAGTACAAAGCATCAAGAAGAACCAATCCTTTTAGAAGGATTAGATCGCAAAGATGGCTACCTAAAAGATGGAGCTAAAAACCAAATCAACGAGCAACTTCCACAAACCAAACCTGTCATGGCTAATGGAAACGGCAACGGAAAAGTGCGTAACCATTAG
- a CDS encoding pentapeptide repeat-containing protein, which translates to MMRYFHLATTVSLFAPLFLSGPVLAFNPLQVQQLLSTGQCFRCDLSGADLRSAHLIGADLREANLQGANLSLANLEGADLTNANLAGANLTEAFLTNADMRKANLDKVNLTRATIYDANVFGASMNDLDITDADIFNTAIGVGGEEGSIEGWP; encoded by the coding sequence ATGATGAGATATTTTCATTTAGCGACGACGGTAAGCTTATTCGCTCCCCTATTTCTGAGTGGCCCAGTACTGGCTTTTAATCCGCTTCAGGTGCAACAACTACTTTCCACTGGGCAATGTTTCCGCTGTGACTTGTCAGGTGCAGACCTTCGTAGCGCACATCTCATCGGTGCTGACTTAAGAGAAGCTAACTTGCAAGGTGCTAATCTCTCTCTAGCTAATCTAGAAGGCGCTGACTTGACTAATGCTAATTTAGCGGGCGCTAACTTAACAGAAGCTTTTCTCACCAACGCCGATATGAGAAAAGCTAATCTGGATAAGGTAAATTTGACTCGCGCCACCATTTATGACGCTAACGTGTTCGGCGCATCAATGAACGATCTCGACATCACCGATGCGGACATCTTTAATACTGCGATCGGTGTCGGCGGCGAAGAAGGATCGATCGAAGGTTGGCCATAA
- a CDS encoding glycoside hydrolase family 2 TIM barrel-domain containing protein, translated as MYALGRWLENCYNGSNNNQNERAYPRPQLERTHWICLNGSWKFTFDDDGKYNKPSDISEWAHNIQVPFAPESAKSGIGDTGFHTNFWYEREFDLSKELGIADSTNCQSPNQKSLIENLKSNKVLLHFGAVDYRARVWVNGQFMADHEGGHTPFTIDITSVLNENRPQLITVWAQDDPQDLAKPRGKQDWQLEPHSIWYPRTSGIWQTVWAEIVPSTYIQRIRWTPHFERWEIGFEAFVAGEKRNGIEVKVKLSVGCNLLVNDTYEVINGEIHRRIALSDPGIDDYRNELLWSPEKPTLINAEVELWSDGELVDEIRSYTAMRTVGTQRDRFMLNGRPYYLRLVLDQGYWPDTLMTAPSDEALRRDVELAKAMGFNGVRKHQKIEDPRFLYWADVLGLMVWEEMPSPYRFSPKAVERITKEWTEVIERDASHPCVVVWVPFNESWGVPDLTATEAHRHCVQALYHLTKTLDPTRPVVGNDGWESAATDILAIHDYDNRPTRLAKRYGPEVKLSDLFDRQRPGGRVLTLDGYPHQGQPIMLTEFGGIAYAGRDDRKAWGYVRIEDVSELEIRYTALLKVVNKVELFSGFCYTQLTDTFQEANGLLYGDRTPKFPIEAIANATLGRGEQDEEDAMLTAVKAAWAQKTNVFPGAIETGWSQADSVQPIPHCGGNFSS; from the coding sequence ATGTACGCTTTAGGAAGGTGGTTAGAAAACTGTTACAACGGCTCGAATAATAATCAAAATGAAAGAGCCTATCCCCGACCTCAGTTGGAGCGCACGCACTGGATTTGTCTAAACGGCTCTTGGAAATTCACCTTCGACGATGATGGAAAATACAATAAGCCGAGTGACATTTCCGAATGGGCACATAATATTCAAGTTCCCTTTGCACCAGAGTCAGCAAAAAGTGGGATTGGCGATACTGGTTTTCATACCAATTTTTGGTACGAACGGGAATTTGATTTAAGTAAAGAATTGGGGATAGCAGACTCTACCAATTGCCAATCTCCTAATCAAAAATCTTTAATTGAAAATCTAAAATCGAACAAGGTGTTGCTGCACTTCGGCGCGGTAGATTATCGTGCTCGTGTGTGGGTAAACGGTCAATTTATGGCTGACCACGAAGGCGGACATACCCCGTTTACTATTGATATTACTTCCGTATTAAATGAAAATAGGCCGCAACTAATCACGGTTTGGGCCCAAGACGATCCGCAAGACTTAGCCAAACCTCGCGGTAAGCAAGATTGGCAACTAGAACCCCACAGTATTTGGTATCCGCGCACCAGTGGAATTTGGCAAACGGTGTGGGCAGAAATCGTTCCTTCTACTTATATTCAACGTATTCGCTGGACGCCCCATTTTGAGCGGTGGGAAATCGGCTTTGAGGCATTCGTGGCTGGGGAAAAGCGCAATGGGATAGAAGTAAAAGTTAAACTTTCTGTTGGCTGCAATCTGTTAGTTAACGATACCTATGAGGTAATTAACGGAGAGATTCATCGGCGGATCGCCCTTTCCGATCCGGGTATCGATGACTACCGCAATGAATTGCTGTGGAGTCCGGAGAAGCCGACGTTAATTAATGCTGAGGTGGAGTTGTGGTCGGATGGCGAGTTGGTGGATGAGATCAGGTCTTATACAGCAATGCGGACGGTGGGCACTCAACGCGATCGCTTTATGCTGAACGGACGCCCCTACTACCTGCGCTTAGTCCTAGATCAAGGATATTGGCCCGATACTTTAATGACTGCCCCCTCCGATGAAGCATTGCGGCGGGATGTGGAATTAGCCAAAGCAATGGGATTTAATGGAGTTCGCAAACACCAGAAAATCGAAGACCCCCGCTTCTTGTATTGGGCAGATGTGCTGGGGTTAATGGTTTGGGAAGAAATGCCTTCTCCTTACCGCTTCTCACCAAAAGCAGTAGAACGCATTACTAAAGAGTGGACGGAAGTGATCGAACGGGATGCGTCCCATCCTTGCGTGGTCGTTTGGGTACCGTTTAACGAATCTTGGGGTGTTCCCGACTTGACAGCAACCGAAGCCCATCGCCATTGCGTCCAAGCACTCTATCACTTGACGAAAACATTAGATCCGACTCGTCCGGTGGTGGGTAACGATGGTTGGGAAAGTGCAGCTACCGATATTCTGGCGATTCACGATTACGATAATAGACCGACTCGGCTAGCCAAACGCTACGGCCCTGAAGTTAAGTTATCAGATTTATTCGATCGCCAACGTCCCGGCGGGCGCGTCCTCACTTTAGACGGATATCCCCATCAAGGACAGCCGATCATGTTAACCGAGTTTGGCGGCATTGCTTATGCAGGAAGAGACGATCGCAAAGCTTGGGGTTATGTGAGAATTGAGGATGTCTCGGAACTAGAAATCAGGTATACGGCGCTACTGAAGGTGGTGAACAAAGTCGAACTGTTCAGCGGTTTTTGCTATACCCAATTAACGGATACTTTTCAGGAAGCTAACGGTTTATTGTATGGCGATCGCACTCCCAAATTTCCCATTGAAGCGATCGCAAATGCAACTCTAGGCAGGGGAGAGCAGGACGAAGAAGACGCTATGCTCACAGCAGTAAAAGCTGCATGGGCACAAAAAACAAATGTATTCCCAGGAGCTATTGAAACCGGATGGTCGCAAGCTGACTCTGTACAGCCGATCCCCCATTGCGGAGGGAATTTCTCCTCCTAG
- a CDS encoding glycosyltransferase family 1 protein — protein sequence MSNSREFVKSYVSNIETGKRQLSSEDTMRSPNFAIELSLSNSELSDRTSFAEQNDLICLSHLRWDFVYQRPQHLLSRCAKERRVFFIEEPIFSADSTPRLDVSDRKCGVTVVVPHLPEGLSQEAIELALKEMLDDLFAKAQINEYIFWYYTPMALSFTSHFNPLLVVYDCMDELSAFKGAPPVLLDREVELFNRADLVFTGGQSLYEAKRDRHPNVYAFPSSIEREHFAKARNFTEEPADQKDIPHPRLGFFGVIDERMDIELLGGIAEARPDWHLVIIGPVVKIDPETLPRHSNIHYLGGKSYQELPAYIAGWDVAMLTFARNESTRFISPTKTPEYLASGKPVVSTSIRDVVRPYGENGLVEIADTVEDFVAAAEKVMNREAVESGWLTQVDTFLAQTSWDSTWANMMQLIKSAMNKNSGVRIQNSELSVLNG from the coding sequence ATGTCAAACAGTAGAGAATTTGTGAAGAGTTATGTTAGCAATATTGAAACGGGAAAGAGACAACTTTCTTCGGAAGATACTATGCGATCGCCAAACTTCGCGATCGAACTATCGTTATCAAACTCTGAATTAAGCGATCGAACTTCCTTTGCCGAGCAAAACGATTTGATTTGCTTGTCTCATTTGCGTTGGGATTTTGTTTATCAAAGACCTCAACATTTATTAAGCCGTTGTGCAAAAGAGCGACGGGTATTTTTTATTGAGGAACCTATCTTCAGTGCCGATTCTACACCCAGGCTAGATGTGAGCGATCGCAAATGTGGCGTAACGGTTGTCGTACCGCATTTGCCAGAAGGATTAAGCCAAGAAGCAATCGAACTAGCTCTCAAAGAAATGCTCGACGATCTGTTTGCAAAAGCACAGATTAACGAGTACATATTCTGGTATTACACGCCTATGGCATTGAGTTTTACCAGCCATTTTAATCCGCTGTTAGTTGTCTATGATTGCATGGATGAGCTATCGGCATTTAAGGGAGCACCACCCGTACTGCTCGATCGCGAAGTCGAACTTTTCAACCGTGCGGACTTAGTATTTACAGGCGGACAAAGCCTTTACGAAGCAAAACGCGATCGCCATCCCAACGTCTACGCTTTTCCCAGTAGCATCGAACGAGAACATTTCGCCAAAGCTCGGAATTTCACAGAAGAACCAGCAGATCAAAAAGATATTCCTCACCCCCGTTTGGGATTCTTTGGCGTGATCGACGAACGCATGGATATCGAATTACTAGGAGGTATTGCCGAAGCGCGTCCTGACTGGCATTTAGTGATTATTGGGCCAGTTGTCAAAATAGACCCTGAAACACTCCCACGCCATTCCAATATTCATTACTTAGGTGGTAAATCTTATCAAGAATTGCCTGCATATATTGCCGGGTGGGATGTAGCAATGTTGACTTTTGCTCGTAACGAATCAACCCGCTTTATTAGTCCCACCAAAACACCAGAATATCTCGCCTCAGGTAAGCCAGTTGTCTCTACTTCTATTCGTGATGTAGTTCGTCCTTATGGAGAAAACGGGTTAGTAGAAATTGCCGACACAGTAGAAGATTTTGTGGCTGCTGCTGAAAAAGTAATGAATCGAGAAGCCGTGGAATCAGGATGGCTTACTCAAGTAGATACGTTCCTCGCACAAACTTCTTGGGATTCTACTTGGGCAAACATGATGCAGTTAATAAAAAGTGCCATGAATAAGAATTCAGGAGTCAGAATTCAGAATTCAGAATTATCAGTTTTGAATGGATAG
- a CDS encoding DUF1349 domain-containing protein, whose product MKWYNEPPFWHQEKDIITVRSGAKTDFWRLTHYGFIRDNGNFYYQEVRGDFIASVKITGNYQTLYDQAGLMVRLDDKTWLKTGIEFVDGVQQVSAVVTRDYSDWSVVPILNNPTSLWLRLQRKSGTLEVRYSFDDEHYTMLGLAYLTEVETLQVGLMCASPESEGFEVKFENFKIEKELNAQN is encoded by the coding sequence ATGAAATGGTACAACGAACCACCGTTTTGGCATCAAGAAAAAGATATAATTACCGTCAGATCGGGCGCAAAAACTGACTTTTGGCGACTCACTCATTACGGTTTTATTCGCGACAACGGGAATTTTTATTATCAAGAGGTAAGGGGAGATTTTATTGCCAGCGTAAAAATCACTGGCAATTATCAAACTTTATACGACCAAGCTGGATTGATGGTGCGTTTAGATGACAAAACTTGGTTAAAAACTGGTATTGAATTTGTAGATGGAGTACAGCAAGTTAGTGCGGTGGTGACGCGAGACTATTCTGATTGGTCGGTTGTACCGATTCTTAATAATCCTACTTCCTTATGGTTACGCTTGCAACGAAAAAGCGGCACTCTAGAAGTGCGATATTCTTTTGATGACGAACATTACACCATGCTCGGGTTAGCTTATCTAACGGAAGTCGAAACCTTACAAGTAGGTTTAATGTGTGCATCACCTGAAAGTGAAGGATTTGAAGTTAAATTCGAGAATTTTAAAATTGAAAAAGAATTGAACGCTCAGAATTAA
- a CDS encoding family 1 glycosylhydrolase, with amino-acid sequence MVTAAFNREYSLTDAQLIVNSTVEMWAGVECTVNRVGDRYFNQLEQNGHGSRLDDLDLFAELGVRSLRYPVLWELTAPDGLENANWSWADQRLTHLQKLGIRPIVGLVHHGSGPRHTSLVDSSFATGLAEFAGAVAQRYPWVDRYTPVNEPLTTARFSGLYGHWYPHGRDNLTFVRSLLNECRATILSMQAIRQINPNAVLVQTEDLCKVFSTPVMAYQAEFENERRWLSLDLLSGRVNRGCPMWEYLRWVGISEAELEWFLENPCPPDIIGLNHYLTSDRFLDERLELYPSWTHGGNGQHQYADVEAVRVCNEGIAGPYALIKEVWQRYHLPVAVTEVHHGCTREEQLRWLKEVWDAANRLRSEGVDVPAITAWSLLGSYDWNSLVTKAEGYYESGVFDLRSAQPRPTALAHMLRDLARTGTYDHPVLDLPGWWHRPQRLLYPAVSICTPVEKQENGSTIKNSTHPPSYPSPRCLAIVGARGTLGQAFARICEMRGIPYHLLSRQRMDIADRESVDRALIELNPWAVVNAAGYVRVDDAEKEPDACLRENALGPAMLAAACAKRGIELLSFSSDLVFDGMSTTPYVESDAVAPLNVYGRSKVEAEMRVLEAHPASLVVRTSAFFGPWDNYNFLTVVRRTLASGQSFHAAEDAIVSPTYVPDLVNASLDLLIDQECGLWHLSNRGESSWAQLARLIAQQAGLNAAQIEARPMEALSFLALRPTYSVLGSERGVLLPSLENAIDRYFHECQIVL; translated from the coding sequence ATGGTAACAGCGGCATTTAATCGGGAATACTCGCTTACAGATGCACAATTAATTGTCAATTCAACAGTGGAAATGTGGGCAGGAGTAGAGTGTACCGTTAACCGCGTGGGCGATCGCTATTTCAACCAACTAGAACAAAACGGTCACGGATCTCGCTTAGATGACCTTGATTTGTTTGCCGAACTGGGGGTGCGTAGCCTCCGCTACCCGGTACTGTGGGAATTAACCGCCCCGGATGGATTAGAAAATGCCAATTGGTCTTGGGCTGATCAACGTCTCACTCATTTGCAAAAACTCGGCATCCGTCCGATTGTGGGGTTAGTTCACCACGGTAGCGGCCCTCGTCATACTAGTTTAGTCGATTCCAGCTTTGCTACTGGATTGGCGGAATTTGCGGGAGCGGTTGCCCAGCGTTACCCTTGGGTCGATCGCTATACTCCCGTGAACGAACCGCTAACAACGGCGCGTTTTAGCGGATTATACGGTCACTGGTATCCTCACGGACGAGATAATCTGACTTTTGTGCGATCGCTATTAAACGAATGTCGTGCCACTATATTGTCAATGCAGGCAATTCGCCAAATCAACCCTAATGCAGTATTGGTGCAAACGGAGGATTTGTGCAAAGTTTTCAGTACTCCAGTCATGGCGTATCAGGCAGAGTTTGAAAATGAGCGTCGCTGGCTGAGTTTAGATTTGCTGTCCGGTCGAGTTAATCGCGGTTGTCCGATGTGGGAATATCTACGTTGGGTGGGAATTTCAGAAGCTGAATTAGAGTGGTTTCTGGAAAATCCCTGTCCGCCAGATATTATTGGGCTCAATCACTATTTAACCAGCGATCGCTTTCTCGATGAACGCCTAGAACTTTATCCCAGTTGGACGCATGGGGGAAATGGGCAACACCAATATGCTGATGTAGAGGCGGTAAGGGTTTGCAATGAAGGGATCGCCGGGCCATACGCCCTGATTAAAGAAGTTTGGCAACGTTATCACTTACCAGTTGCAGTCACCGAAGTACATCACGGCTGCACCCGCGAGGAGCAATTGCGCTGGCTAAAAGAAGTTTGGGATGCCGCTAACCGCCTGCGTTCGGAAGGGGTGGACGTACCAGCGATTACCGCTTGGTCGCTGTTGGGGTCTTACGATTGGAATAGCTTAGTAACTAAGGCTGAGGGATACTACGAGTCAGGCGTGTTCGATTTGCGATCGGCCCAACCCCGCCCCACCGCATTAGCTCATATGCTTCGCGATTTGGCACGCACGGGAACCTACGATCACCCCGTTCTCGATCTCCCAGGCTGGTGGCATCGTCCCCAACGACTGCTTTATCCAGCAGTATCGATTTGTACTCCTGTGGAAAAGCAGGAGAACGGGAGCACAATTAAAAATTCAACTCATCCCCCCAGCTACCCATCCCCTCGTTGCCTGGCCATTGTAGGAGCCAGAGGCACGCTAGGGCAAGCTTTTGCACGAATTTGCGAGATGCGGGGTATACCGTATCATCTTCTGTCCCGTCAGCGGATGGACATTGCCGATCGAGAATCGGTCGATCGAGCTTTAATAGAATTGAATCCTTGGGCGGTAGTGAATGCGGCTGGATACGTTCGCGTCGATGATGCGGAAAAGGAACCGGATGCTTGTTTGCGAGAAAATGCTTTAGGCCCTGCGATGCTGGCGGCTGCTTGTGCAAAGCGGGGAATCGAGTTGCTAAGTTTTTCATCGGATCTTGTATTTGATGGAATGAGCACGACTCCTTATGTAGAAAGCGATGCCGTTGCACCTCTGAATGTTTACGGACGCAGCAAAGTAGAAGCGGAAATGCGGGTTTTAGAAGCTCATCCCGCTTCGTTGGTAGTTCGCACTAGCGCTTTCTTTGGCCCTTGGGATAACTATAATTTTCTGACTGTGGTACGGCGGACGCTGGCATCTGGACAGTCATTTCATGCAGCTGAAGATGCGATCGTATCTCCTACCTACGTTCCCGATTTAGTTAATGCTAGTCTCGACCTTTTAATTGATCAAGAGTGCGGTTTGTGGCATTTGTCAAATCGAGGTGAAAGTTCTTGGGCTCAATTAGCCCGATTAATTGCCCAGCAAGCGGGTCTGAATGCGGCCCAAATTGAAGCTCGTCCGATGGAAGCACTCAGTTTTTTAGCACTGCGCCCGACATACAGCGTTTTGGGCAGCGAACGTGGGGTATTGCTGCCATCGTTGGAAAATGCGATCGATCGCTATTTTCACGAATGCCAAATTGTGCTTTGA
- the galT gene encoding galactose-1-phosphate uridylyltransferase gives MYSQELLKPDGRKLTLYSRSPIAEGISPPSPSNEPVAANPHLRWHPFRGEWVAYASHRQGRTFMPPPEYNPLAPTKDPQFPTELPEGRYDIAVFDNRFPSMNLAAHDPPQCIVETLPANGTCEVVVFTQDPHASISSLELDHLELLLQVWADRTRKIGENPHIQYVLPFENKGVEVGVTLHHPHGQIYAYPFVPPVPARMLQMQQEFYQQHQQGLLQHWVKKEIEDNQRIIYLDDDAIAVVPVFARYPYEVWIAPIEPVPTFVELTDKQRKSLAKALKTVTLKYDGLWNRPFPYLMAWFQAPTDRQPHPEAHLHAQIYPPYRTKDRLKYLAGTELAAGMFANDALPEEKAKELQAVVITLETPIKL, from the coding sequence ATGTATTCCCAGGAGCTATTGAAACCGGATGGTCGCAAGCTGACTCTGTACAGCCGATCCCCCATTGCGGAGGGAATTTCTCCTCCTAGTCCCAGTAACGAACCCGTTGCCGCTAACCCCCACTTGCGCTGGCATCCCTTCCGGGGCGAGTGGGTAGCTTATGCGAGTCACCGTCAGGGGCGGACATTCATGCCGCCCCCAGAATATAACCCTTTAGCACCAACCAAAGACCCTCAATTTCCCACCGAACTACCAGAAGGACGCTACGATATAGCGGTTTTCGATAATCGCTTTCCTTCCATGAATTTGGCAGCCCACGATCCCCCTCAGTGCATTGTCGAAACCCTGCCTGCCAATGGAACGTGCGAAGTAGTAGTATTCACCCAAGACCCCCACGCCTCTATAAGTTCCCTAGAATTAGATCACTTAGAATTACTCTTGCAAGTGTGGGCCGATCGCACCCGCAAAATAGGCGAAAATCCCCACATTCAATACGTTTTACCCTTTGAAAACAAAGGCGTAGAAGTAGGCGTCACCCTCCACCATCCCCACGGACAAATATACGCTTATCCCTTCGTTCCCCCCGTTCCTGCCAGAATGTTGCAAATGCAGCAGGAATTCTATCAGCAACATCAACAAGGATTGCTACAACATTGGGTAAAAAAAGAAATAGAAGATAACCAACGAATAATTTACTTAGACGACGATGCCATTGCAGTTGTCCCCGTTTTTGCCCGTTATCCCTACGAAGTTTGGATTGCCCCGATCGAACCAGTGCCCACCTTTGTAGAACTTACAGATAAACAGCGAAAATCACTCGCAAAAGCGCTAAAAACCGTCACCCTCAAATACGATGGCTTGTGGAATCGTCCATTCCCCTACTTAATGGCGTGGTTCCAAGCACCTACCGACAGACAACCCCACCCAGAAGCACACCTACACGCCCAAATTTACCCACCCTATCGCACCAAAGACCGACTCAAATATTTAGCCGGAACCGAATTAGCCGCCGGAATGTTTGCCAACGACGCCCTACCCGAAGAAAAAGCCAAAGAATTACAAGCAGTTGTAATAACTCTCGAAACACCAATCAAATTATGA